From the Anabaena cylindrica PCC 7122 genome, the window TTCAAAAATTCTAAAGGTATTTGCTCATTTTCACTTACACTCCAATACAATGTTGGTTGTCGTTGTTTTTTGTTAATAGTTGATTCTAAGGCAATGACAGAGAGAACTTCGATGGGATCACTGAGTAACACTGCTCTTGTGACAGTGGTATTCGTAGCAATCCAAAAACTACCATTTTTCGGTGCTTCAGAGTTGAGAGGAATAGCAGTAAAGTCACCTGTTGGTTCTAGTTGTTTGGCTTGAGTTGGAACATCATCAAGCGTGCGTTCTAGAAATACTGGTTGATTTGTAATACTTGCGTAGAGCCAACCTTTTTGATACAGTTCATCGAGCAGAGAATTGGGTAAATTGTACTGCTGGTTTAAATTTTGGCGTATTTGTTTCCAGTTTGTGGGTTCTGGTGTTGGTAAAGAATTTGGTCGGTTGATAGGTGGTGTTGAATTTTCAACAAGTTGCGCTGTTAGTTTTTGAATAGGTTCATCATCTTGTTTTGTTCCCACCGTTGATGTTGAACGGTCAACAGTTTGCTGACTTTGAAGATGTTTGTCATTCTGTTTTCGAGCAACTGTTGGAGTGTAATTTTCAACAGGTTGCCTGATTTCAATGTGTTTGTTATCCAGTGGTGAAGAAACTTTTATTGTGCTATTTTTAACATTTGATTTAATTTGAACGCTTTGCTCATCCGGTTTTGACTGATTGGATGTAGCATTATCAACATTTTGCTCCATCAGTTTCTGGATGCGTTGATCATCACGCTTGGGAATATAGCTTACACCTCGATACTTTTGTAAGCCAGGAAAAGTGTATGCTTTACCTAGATGCGTACCGCTGAAAGCCACACCATCAAGTTGATAACTAATGCCTTTGACTCTGCCTGTACGAGTATAACCGATACGGACATTGATACCTTGTTGTTGCGTTGGCAAAGCTGTTCGTTCATGTAGCGTCTCGTAGAGAAGGCATCGCTCTATCAATTCTGGCATAGTTGGGCGGTCATGGGTTGCTTTATCGAGCGATCGCTGAAGTCTCACTCTAACGCTTTCTTCTCCAGTTCTAGCAAGTTGTCTGCGTTCCCCAGTAGAAGGACTACGGCTATCTTTTCTCCGACTTGGTTGTACTGATTGCAAATTGTATTCTTTTTCTAATTTGCGAATCACAGCTTCGCTTCTGGGATTGTCCCAACTATCAGAAACTGTAATGCCATTTAATTGAATGCGACTGGCGGCAATATGTGCGTGTTCATGAGTCCTGTCAGTATGCCGGACTACAACATATTGGTTCATATCAAAACCCATTGCTTGCAAATACTTTTGGGCGATTTCATGCCAAGTATCATCATCTAAACTTTCGTGGTGAGGCAAGCTGAGAGAAGCGTGATAAACAGCCCTACTCACCTTTGGATTTAATCTACGAGATATACCAAATTCAGCCGCTAATTCCCGTGGGTTTGTTCCTTCCATATTCCCACCGATTTGTTTTGCTCCCTCTTTACCAAAAAGGTAGTTTAGCAGTCCCCGGAAACTTTTACCTTTGACGTGTTTGCCAATCATATTAATTTCCTAGTAGTCTTTCTTTATACTCAGTTGTGTCAGCAGGGAACTCCAGAAAATAAAACATCCAGTTTCTGTGATCAGCACAACTGTTCCTCCCCTGCTCCCTTGCTATTAAAACAATGGGATATTTCTTGGAAGTTCCTCAGCGTTGCTGAATTTACGCTTCATCCTGTATATCAGTGATTAAATCAATTTCAGCAATTTCTCTCCTCACTTGTCTGACCAAATTTTTTACCTGTTCCAACAATCCTCGATCAACAACCACTGGCTCACCCATCAATACCGATGTATTGATAGCTTTAGCGATTTGGTTAAGGTTATTACCGATTTTTCCCAACTCCCAGTAAGTTTGACCTGCCACTTTGGTGACACGCCTGGGCAATCTATTTTTGATTGTCTTGGCACGGAATAACTCTGCCATCGTCAAGCTGTTTTCTGCTGCCATTTGTCGCACCTGTTCCTTTTCTTGCGGTGTGAGGCAGATATGAAACCTAATTGTGCGCTCTTTTGGAGGCATGGCTGAATTTCTTACAAAGATTATGTTGTATTTCTAGTTTGAAATATCTAAGCTAATCAGTCATTAGCCAAGTGGATATTTTTTCTTTGCGTTTTACGACAGTTGGTGAAAGTGAATCTTGTTTTCGTTGAGTTTGATTTTTTTCGTATCATCTTTCCCTCCGTCACGGTGGTTAACCTACTGAGGTAGGGGAACCGTGAAAGGAGGGCAAGTTTGTCGCTGTTTCTCTGAAAATTACCAATTTTTGCATCATAGAGATGCACATTGCGACATAGCTTGCTACGCGCCAAACGTTTTTTTGGGCTACTCGAATCAAAAATATTAGTGTTGTTCAATGGTTGTATGTTGGCAGTTCGATGGTGGTTCGTTGGCACATTTATTGTCAATAATGCTTATTATTGATAGTAATTATTTATATGCAAAATACTGACTGGCGGTTGGAAGGCTGTTTAATGGTTGCTGTCTGGCGGTAGCATGGTAGCTCAGTGTCTGTTAGATGGTGGTTTGGTGGTGGTTCATTGGCGCACTTTTTGGAATCGAAAATTTTGAGCATAAAAGCAACGACTTGATCAACTGCTGTGAAAAAAATAGCCAACTGGATAAAAATTGCTGAATAAAAATAGTCAGTAGGTAGATAGGCATGATTTCTATTTGCACTTAAGTTAAAAGAAAGCTTTTAGGTGAACCACGATCAATGTCAAACCTGATTGTTAGTTTTGACCCTGGTGCTTCTTTGACCAAGATTGTTTATGAACTAGCAACTGAAGGTAAACCATGTTTGATGACAATGGAACCAGAAATGCTGAAGTTGCCCCAAAGTTCGATTAATGCTTATATGTCGAGTCGCAAGGGTCTAGAATTTCCTAAACCAGTAGATGAAGCTTGGGTATCTTGTACAGCAGATGGTGATACACAATGTACGGTAGTTGGATTCCTAGCACGCCAGTTTTCAGCATCAGCCAGATTAGATAAACTCAAGTACGAAACTTCAATTGACAAAGCTTTAGCAGTAATTGGTGCGATCGCTCAACACAATAAACTGCCCAACCGATTTTCACTATCGCTTACTTCACTACTACCCTATGGCGAATATCAAAATCGCCAAGCCTTTGCAGAACAGTTGCAAGTTGCACTCAAGGATTTTAAATTTCGGGGTCAAAGGTTGCGGGTCAAGCTGGAACGATTCGAGTGTTTACCTGAAGGTGCGGGATTAGCCATGATTCGTCAACGCCAGAATGGTAAAGAATGGTTCAACGCCCAAACCATAGCCGTGCTGATGTTTGGGCATCGCAATACCAGCCTGCTTTTATTTGAACGAGGGAAGATGACGGCGGGTTATACCAATGGGCTAGGCTTTCACCAAATGGTAAAGAGAGTAATTGAACGCACCTCTGGACAAGATGCCACTGCTTTGACTGCTGCTATCTATGCAGCTGGTTCAGATATCACAGCAGATAACCAAGCAATTCGCGCTTTGGTCAAAAGTAGAGACGCAAAAAACATTGATTATGAGTTGCAGATGATTGTTAATGCCATTGCGACTGCTAAATCTGAGTATTGGTCAAGGCTTTACGATTGGCTGGAATCAACTTTACCTGCTGTAAACGAAGTCATTTTGAGTGGTGGAGCAGCTTTGTACTTAGAGCAAGAATTACAAGAATGTTTTGAAGAGATTCCTACTTATTGGGGTACTGATTTACAGCAGCAGGTACAAGCAGCTTTTAAGAATGCAAGTAATGATTATTACCATAGTTTCCAAGAACAAGAAGCTTTGTCATTTAGGTTGATTGATGCTTTTGGTTTATTTATGCGATTTAGAGCGCAAATGGAGAAAGTAGCATGACTACCAATAAAAAACAGCCCTCAAATAATGACAATAACAGACAACATAATAGACAGAACAGCAGTAGCAAAAGGTCTGACGGTATTGATAGTAATAGAACTAACAGATATCGTAAAGATTTCAAATTTCATTGTCGTCCCTATTCAAATACAGCAGATGGGCAGTTAATTTCTTATTTGCAACAGGGAGATAACGTGCATTCTAGTAAAGAAATGGTATTGCAGGCATTAAGAATGTGTTGGTTGCCATTAGCATACAAAGCACAATCAGGTGCAGGTATTAGTGATCAAGAAGTGCGTCGGATAGGTTTAATTTGTTGTCATGCTCTCGATCAACACTTAGCTTATTTACGAATCGAATTAGGATTACCACACAAATCAAGTGATGTTTTACCTGTACCTCTAAGTACGATGACTAATCCTCAAACCCTGGCTGCTATGTTTGGTTTGGATGTTGGTAATCCCAGTAGTGATGATAGCAGTAATAAAAATCAAGATAGCACCAATAGTAATAGTAGTAGTGATTCACAAAGAATTGATTCTGACTCTTTCATTCCTGGTGAAGGGTCTTTTCATGATGACGATGACGATATGTTCGCAGATATTTAATTATCCATTAATGCAAGATTAGTCAAATCAAAAAGGAGCGAATAAGATGGCTACAATTCACTTCGTTGATGGTGAAAAGGGTGGCGTTGGCAAGTCTTTATTTACCAGAGTTATGGTGCAATATTGCATTGACAATAAATTAGTTTATGAGTTAGTGGAAGCAGACCAAAGTAATCCAGATGTAGGTGCATTTTATCCAAATAATCATAAAATAGCAGTGTTTAGTGAATCAGAGCGCAAGGCTTATGAAGCTGATGAAATCTTTAATTTGGCACTGACAACTTCTGTGATTGTTAATTTACCTGCTCAAGTCTATCCAGCAGTAACTGATTGGATTGAGCGTAATCACATACTAGAAATTACTGGCAAAGATAAGGTCAAAATACACAAATGGTTTGTTTGCAGTGGCGGATATGACAGTGTGCAGTTATTTATGCAATCTCTCGAACGTTTTGAAAAGAAGATTAAACATATATTTGTCCGTAACTTTGGTTTATGCGATGACTGGAAACACGTAGATGAAAATAAGGATTTAAAGGATTTAATTAAAACTTACAAAGTAGCTGTGATTGACTTCCCCAAGTTTAGCTATCGAGAAAGGAATATCCTTGATGCCAAGCGGATAAATTTTGCTGCGGCTAAAGATTATGACGAGTTAGGGATATTAGGTAGACAGAGACTGCACAGTTTTTTGAAAAAGGCTTGTGAGGAAATTGAAAAAGCTAAAATTTGGAACCCACCAGCAGCTTCAATGACTCCACCATCAACAAAAGTTGCTGTTACTAACAATAATGGCAGAATTACTCCCAAAAAATCACCTATTTGACAGAATAATTACGAATTATTTTGAGACTCTCTGTCGTTGTACCCATAATATTGCCGAAGTGAATTGGAAGCATAGGCAAGCCATTCCAGCAAAATTATCCTTCCACCGATACTCTCCGGTCTAGGTCTAATAGCAAAGCGTGGCTCTAGTACAACACGGCGTAAATACGCGTACCTTTTACAAGGAGTTTAAATCGTGGATTTTTGACCAACACTAACTTTAATGGTTCATTAACTTACGCCATAGAGTACTAGTCATAGATTGGCTCGTTTTCCACTTAATTACGGAGTTATCTTATGAGGAATTCTGACACTGAAGAACTCGATTTAGATGATGATTTTCTGGATTCAGTCGCTGCTAGAGGTAAAGGTTTAAGCCGGATTCCTTACCCAACTTTACTAGATTTAGCTATTCGTGGTAAAGATGATAATTTCAAAGCTAGGGTTTGGGAAATAGTCGTGCAAACTGGATTAGACCCTGATGATCCAGCATTTCTGATGATGATTGCTACTGGCAGACTACAAGTGTTATTGGAAGACAGTCCTCAAGAAATGGAGTCAATGTTTGACCAATGGCAAACGCAACTTTATGACCATCTGCAAAACTATGAAAAAGCAGCAGTCAAAGGACAGCAGAAAGCGATCGCTCACGCAGTCACGACATTAATTAAGCATACAGAATTCGAGCGTGCCATTCATTCAGTTCCATCATTAATTGCAGCTGGAATACTCTTATTGATTACCGCAGCAGTGGGTGGAGTTCTCAGTGTATGGGGAATGCTTTGGTATCAATCTAGCAATTTAGACCCAACTGGTTCACGCCAACTGACTCAACAAGAAGCTAATGCCTTGGAATGGGCAATTACGAATGAAGGCAAGTTTGCTCGCAATTTTATGGAATGGAATCGAGATTTATTGAGTCGAGATAGTGCTGGTCAATTGGTTTGTACTAAGGAAGTGAAACGCTTGGGAGTGACACTGGAAATAGGAGCAAGCAGCAGAAAAGCAGTATCAGGTTTTTGTACTCTTTGGGTGCAACCTCCTAATCAACGTAAGTTTGTCTCTCAATCAAAAAATTAGTTGTTATACCATTTCACAAAAAGCTTGATACAAATCATTGGTTTTTAATTCTTTCCTCCTGCCCCTGCTATCTACTTATATCAACATAAAAGTGAAACAGTATTATCTCAAATTCGTTAGAACAAGCACAGTAAAAACAAGTTAAAATCCCTGTTATTACAGGATTCAAACTATCTAATTTTAACTTGATTTGATCTTAGTTGTTCAGTTTTAAAATAGGAGTAAATAGATGTTAAAAAGCAAAGTTAACTGGTTTTGGTTAATGACAACAGGAATAATTCTAGCAGCTTGTACTCCTGATACTGTAGATACAAGTGGCAAAAGTAAAAGTAATATTGCCAAAGCACAGACTCCCTCTGTACCTAATTATCCGCCAATGTATGATGTTGAAGTAAAGGTTTGTGGTAATATCCTTGCTCCACTTAAAGACGGGAAACGCTGTATCAAGGAAAAGCTACGTTTGTGGGGACCAGTGGAAGAAGCTAAGTTGGTGCAAACAGGTATTTCTCTACCAGCACTTTCTGCTGTAAGGCATAAAATTGCAATTAGTTCTAAAGGTTGTTATCCTGTTTATTCTCAACCTTCCCAGCAGCGGTTTTATTGGGTAGACACTATGATTCCCGTGAATAAGATAGGAAAGAAACCAATAATTGAAGTTAACAAAACTCAACTATCTAACCAGCAGATTGAGCGGTTGATGACCAATCAGTTTTCTAGTTCAAGAATTGCTACTTTTGGTGGTGTTGGTTGTCAACCTGTTCCTGTGAAAAAGAAGTGATTTTTCAGTAAGTAATGAGACAGAATTAATTACACAACTGATTTTTCTGTTAAGAGTTCCCTCTCTCAACGAATGAATTTAATTTTGTCCGACTACTTAAGATAACGAGTTTTTACGGGTCAGGGTGGGTGGGCAAAAAAGCTACCCCACTTAAATACGAGGAAAGGGCGCAAGGGGATGGTCGTCAGATCAACGGCAAGAGGAAATAACTGCTTCCCCTTGCCTCTTTGGCTACTGGTTTCACCAGCAGATACTTAAGATGCTTCAGCAAACCTAGCTGTACGTTGTTTTTTGTGAGCCTTACTTCGCTCGCGTACTGCATCCAAATCTTTCAATCCATAGAAACGTTTAGCATAAGCTAATAGTTCATTTATGGAAGTATCAGCATAGTCCTGGCGAAACTCTGTATTGTGTTCGTTCCAATCAAATTCTTCTTGATTAAACCGTGCTTTGGCAGCGAGTTCTCGTCCACTTTCTTCTCGCAAAACTTCCAGTACCATTAACCGTACTTTGTCTGGATATCCCATGACCTTTTCTAAAGCTTTGATTTGTTGCTGCTGGAGTTTCCGTTTCCTTGGATTTTCCTGTTTCTGAGATTCCATGACTTTTTTCAAAGCTTTGGTCTGGGGGTGATTACGTTGCATACGATTTTCCTTGGATTAACAAATTACTTGCATCTTGCAGAGATAGCATCGACAGATGCCTTCCAAATTAAAATTCACTCTTTGCGTGCTGGAATTCACTGGCAATTATTGTCTTCAATTCTGCTGTTGGGATTAGATATGTGGAAAATCAAAATGCCCCGATGCAGATAATTCGGGGCATGATAATTAATCTTCAGTTTCTAAATCTTCGTCATCTTCATCTTGGTCAAAATCGTCATCTATCCAGTCATTAGAGTTGTTACTTAAACCATGAAGTCCGTCCATGCGTTTAGAGCGAGCAGCTTTATGAGCAGCACGTCTATCTCGAATTTCGTCCAGATTATTCAAGCCGTAAAGTAGGCGGGCATAATTGATTAATTCTTTCAACGGTGTGTTTATGTAGTCCTTACGAAATTGAGTATTGTGTTTGTCCCAATCAAACTCTTGTTCATTAAATCGGGCGGTAGCTGCTAATTCTCTACCCGATTCTTCCCGTAATACCTCAATTACCATCAAGTGGACTTTC encodes:
- a CDS encoding mobilization protein MobD — translated: MATIHFVDGEKGGVGKSLFTRVMVQYCIDNKLVYELVEADQSNPDVGAFYPNNHKIAVFSESERKAYEADEIFNLALTTSVIVNLPAQVYPAVTDWIERNHILEITGKDKVKIHKWFVCSGGYDSVQLFMQSLERFEKKIKHIFVRNFGLCDDWKHVDENKDLKDLIKTYKVAVIDFPKFSYRERNILDAKRINFAAAKDYDELGILGRQRLHSFLKKACEEIEKAKIWNPPAASMTPPSTKVAVTNNNGRITPKKSPI
- a CDS encoding relaxase/mobilization nuclease domain-containing protein; the encoded protein is MIGKHVKGKSFRGLLNYLFGKEGAKQIGGNMEGTNPRELAAEFGISRRLNPKVSRAVYHASLSLPHHESLDDDTWHEIAQKYLQAMGFDMNQYVVVRHTDRTHEHAHIAASRIQLNGITVSDSWDNPRSEAVIRKLEKEYNLQSVQPSRRKDSRSPSTGERRQLARTGEESVRVRLQRSLDKATHDRPTMPELIERCLLYETLHERTALPTQQQGINVRIGYTRTGRVKGISYQLDGVAFSGTHLGKAYTFPGLQKYRGVSYIPKRDDQRIQKLMEQNVDNATSNQSKPDEQSVQIKSNVKNSTIKVSSPLDNKHIEIRQPVENYTPTVARKQNDKHLQSQQTVDRSTSTVGTKQDDEPIQKLTAQLVENSTPPINRPNSLPTPEPTNWKQIRQNLNQQYNLPNSLLDELYQKGWLYASITNQPVFLERTLDDVPTQAKQLEPTGDFTAIPLNSEAPKNGSFWIATNTTVTRAVLLSDPIEVLSVIALESTINKKQRQPTLYWSVSENEQIPLEFLNSLDTVVIAFKDHEEVEDLISDILVELPQAKRVSPGQTSWNQVLTDRKQPIKKQQITQTLDWEL
- a CDS encoding ParM/StbA family protein; the protein is MSNLIVSFDPGASLTKIVYELATEGKPCLMTMEPEMLKLPQSSINAYMSSRKGLEFPKPVDEAWVSCTADGDTQCTVVGFLARQFSASARLDKLKYETSIDKALAVIGAIAQHNKLPNRFSLSLTSLLPYGEYQNRQAFAEQLQVALKDFKFRGQRLRVKLERFECLPEGAGLAMIRQRQNGKEWFNAQTIAVLMFGHRNTSLLLFERGKMTAGYTNGLGFHQMVKRVIERTSGQDATALTAAIYAAGSDITADNQAIRALVKSRDAKNIDYELQMIVNAIATAKSEYWSRLYDWLESTLPAVNEVILSGGAALYLEQELQECFEEIPTYWGTDLQQQVQAAFKNASNDYYHSFQEQEALSFRLIDAFGLFMRFRAQMEKVA
- a CDS encoding DUF6753 family protein, producing the protein MRNSDTEELDLDDDFLDSVAARGKGLSRIPYPTLLDLAIRGKDDNFKARVWEIVVQTGLDPDDPAFLMMIATGRLQVLLEDSPQEMESMFDQWQTQLYDHLQNYEKAAVKGQQKAIAHAVTTLIKHTEFERAIHSVPSLIAAGILLLITAAVGGVLSVWGMLWYQSSNLDPTGSRQLTQQEANALEWAITNEGKFARNFMEWNRDLLSRDSAGQLVCTKEVKRLGVTLEIGASSRKAVSGFCTLWVQPPNQRKFVSQSKN
- a CDS encoding plasmid mobilization protein yields the protein MPPKERTIRFHICLTPQEKEQVRQMAAENSLTMAELFRAKTIKNRLPRRVTKVAGQTYWELGKIGNNLNQIAKAINTSVLMGEPVVVDRGLLEQVKNLVRQVRREIAEIDLITDIQDEA